A stretch of the Halomonas sp. CH40 genome encodes the following:
- the tnpB gene encoding IS66 family insertion sequence element accessory protein TnpB (TnpB, as the term is used for proteins encoded by IS66 family insertion elements, is considered an accessory protein, since TnpC, encoded by a neighboring gene, is a DDE family transposase.) — translation MPEIYLYRAPVDFRKQANGLALLVEQELGHNPFSGALYAFTNRQRNKIKCLMWEDNGFVLYYKALAEERFKWPGPSDDVMALTGEQINWLLDGYDITLMRGHKTLHYDSVG, via the coding sequence ATGCCCGAGATCTACCTGTACCGCGCACCGGTCGATTTTCGCAAGCAAGCCAACGGCCTGGCGTTACTGGTGGAGCAAGAACTGGGACACAACCCCTTTAGCGGGGCGCTGTATGCCTTTACTAACCGGCAGCGAAATAAAATCAAGTGCCTGATGTGGGAAGACAATGGCTTCGTGCTCTACTACAAGGCGCTGGCCGAGGAGCGCTTCAAGTGGCCCGGCCCCTCGGATGACGTTATGGCGTTGACTGGCGAGCAGATCAACTGGCTGTTGGATGGCTACGATATCACCCTGATGCGCGGCCATAAAACACTGCATTACGACAGCGTCGGATAG